GCCCTCATCGACCAAGAAATATTCCTGTTCCCAACCCAGATAGGCGTAGACTTTCTTGACTTCGGGATTGAAATAATGGCACACGTCGACGGCGGCCTTGTCGACAGCCCGCAGGGCTTTGAGCAAGGGGGCCTTGTAGTCGAGCGATTCGCCGGTGTAGGCGATGAATATGGTGGGAATGCAGAGCGTGTCGTCGACGATGAACGCGGGTGAAGAGGGGTCCCAAGCCGAATAGCCGCGTGCCTCGAAGGTGTTGCGGATACCGCCGTTGGGGAAGCTCGACGCATCGGATTCCTGCTGGGCCAGCAGTTTGCCCGAGAACTCCTGAATGACGCCTCCGTGGCCGTCGGGTTCGATAAAAGAGTCGTGCTTCTCGGCCGTTCCCTCGGTAAGGGGGGCAAACCAGTGGGTATAATGGGTGGCGCCCATCTCCACAGCCCAGGTCTTCATGCCCTCGGCTATGCGGTCGGCAATGGAACGGTCGAGCGGAGCGCCGTTGCAGATGACATTCATCAACTGCTCGTAGACGTCGGGCGAGAGATACTGCTGCATCTTGGCCTGATTGAAGACATATTTTCCGAAATATTCCGAAGGGTGTTCCGCGGGAGTCGGAACCTCGACCGGCTTTTTCTTGAAAGCCGTCTCGACAACTCTGAATCGAAGTGTTGACATTTTTCTGTTGCTTTTTTAGTAAAATGGTCTCCCCCAATGACGAGCAAGGGAGTATCTGTTGCAGCGACAAAGGTACGCAAAAAAATTTTATCCGATTCGCTCGTCAATTATTTTTAGAGATAACTTTAAAATGCCATAGAATATCACTACCTTTGCCCAAATTTTAAAGAGACTCGACAGTATGTGCGGAATAGTAGGATATTTAGGTGATCAAGAAGCATATCCGATACTCATCAAATCTCTGAAACGACTGGAATACAGAGGTTACGACAGTGCCGGAATTGCCCTTATCAATAATGATGATGAACTGAACGTGTACAAAACCAAAGGCAAAGTAGCCGATTTGGTGCACATGGTCGAAAACAAAGACACGACCGGACACATCGGTATCGCCCACACCCGTTGGGCCACCCACGGCGAGCCGAACCAAATCAATGCCCACCCCCACTATTCGGCTTCGGGCAACTTGGCGCTCATACACAACGGCATCATCGAGAACTACGCCACCATCAAGGAGAAACTCCAAGGCGTGGGCTACACTTTCAAGAGCAGCACCGACACCGAAGTCCTCGTGCAACTCATCGAATACATACAAGTCTCGCACAACCTCGACCTGCTGGCCGCCGTGCAGTTGACGCTGCACGAAGTCATCGGCGCCTACGCCATCGCCATTCTCGACCGTCGGAACCCCGACACCATCATTGCTGCCCGCCAAAGCAGCCCGCTGGCCATAGGCATAGGCAAAGATGAATTTTTCCTGGCGTCGGACGCGTCGCCCATCGTGGAATACACCAACCGCGTGGTGTATCTCGAAGATGGAGAAATCGCCGTGCTGAAAAGAGGCGAGAAACTGCGTGTCGTCACACAAAACAATGCCAAGGTAAATCCCAAAATCAACACGATAAAACTCAATATCGGCCAACTCGAAAAGGGGGGCTATCCGCATTTCATGCTGAAAGAAATCTTCGAGCAACCCGATTGCATCAAAGACTGCATGCGGGGTCGCGTGAACATCGAAGGCACCGACATCGCTCTCTCGGCCATCATCGACAACAAGAAACGCCTGCTCCAAGCACGCCGATTCATCATCGTGGCCTGCGGCACCTCATGGCACGCCGCGTTGATAGGGAAATATCTCATCGAACAGTTCTGCCGGTTCCCCGTAGAGGTGGAATATGCCTCGGAGTTCCGCTACCGCAACCCCGTCATCAACGAAGACGACGTGGTCATCGCCATCTCCCAGTCGGGAGAGACGGCCGACACGCTGGCCGCCATCGAAGAAGCCCGCAAAAGAGGAGCCTTCGTCTACGGCATCTGCAACGCCATCGGCTCGTCGATTGCCCGAGCCACCAACACGGGGTCGTTCATACATGTAGGTCCCGAAATCGGTGTGGCATCGACCAAAGCATTTACGGGACAAGTCACCGTACTCACCATGCTGGCCCTCTCGCTGGCACACGCCAAAGACTGCATCTCGCCCGAAGAGTTGCAGAAAATCGTCTGCGAGTTGAACCAGATTCCCAATAAGATGAAACAAGTGCTGAAACTCAACGACAGCATCGCCCAACTCTCAAAAATCTTCACCTATGCCCATAACTTCATCTATCTGGGCCGCGGCTACAACTACCCGGTAGCACTGGAAGGGGCATTGAAGTTGAAGGAGATTTCTTATATCCATGCCGAAGGGTACCCGGCCGCCGAAATGAAACACGGCCCCATCGCCCTCATCGACACCGAAATGCCGGTCGTGGTGATTGCCACCCACAACCAGCAGTACAAAAAAATCATCAGCAACATACAAGAGATAAAGGCCCGTCACGGCAAGGTCATCGCCTTTGTAAACGAAGGCGACACCGAGATAAAGAAGATTGCCGACTTCTGCATCGAACTGCCGCATACCCTGCCTTGTCTCGAACCCCTTATCACGACCATACCCCTGCAACTGCTCGCCTACCACATCGCCATTTGCAAGGGCAAAGATGTAGACCAGCCACGAAACCTCGCCAAATCGGTCACTGTCGAATAAGAATAACGAGAAAAGATTGGAATAATTTATAGGTTATAATTTATGGAACTCCTCAAACACGAATGCGGCGTAGCCATGATAAGACTACTGAAACCGCTATCGTACTACAAAGAAAAATACGGCACATGGTTGTATGGGCTCAACAAGCTCTATCTGCTCATGGAGAAGCAGCACAACCGCGGGCAGGAGGGCGCCGGGCTCACTTGCGTGAAGATGCAGTCGCAGCCGGGCGAAGAGTACATGTTCCGCGAACGGGCTTTGGGCACGAGCGCCATCACCGAAATTTTCGAAGCCGTGCATCGCAACATCGCCTCTTCGACGACCGACAAGGCCCTTCTCAACGATGCCGACTACGCCCAACGCTACATACCTTTTGCAGGCGAACTGTATATGGGACACCTGCGATACAGCACGACCGGCAAATCGGGGCTCTCGTATGTGCACCCGTTCCTGCGCCGCGATAATTGGAGGGTCAAGAACCTGAGCCTCTGCGGGAACTTCAACCTGACCAATGTCGATGAAATCTTTGCCGAAATCACCGGACAAGGCCAGCACCCCCGCCAATACGCCGACACCTATATCATGCTCGAACAGGTAGGACACCGCCTCGACCGGGAAGTGGACAAAATGTATGACCGTCTCAAAGCCACCGGGCTCTCGGGCACGGAACTCACCCGTGCCATCGAAGACCATATCGACCTGGCACAGGTACTGCGCCGCACCAGTCCGGCCTGGGACGGAGGATACGTCATCTGCGGAGTCAACGGCAGCGGCGAGATGTTCTCGATACGCGACCCGTGGGGACTGAGACCGGCCTTCTGGTATGCCGATGACGAAGTGGTTGTCGTGGCATCGGAACGCCCCGTCATACAGACCACGTTCAACCTCTCGGCCGACACCATTCACGAATTGCAACCCGGCCAGGCCCTGCTCATCGACAAACACGGGAAATACCGCACCGAAGCAATCAACACTCCCCGCGAGAAAAAAGCCTGTTCGTTCGAGCGCATCTATTTCTCCCGGGGCTCGGACAAAGACATTTATCAAGAACGCAAACAATTAGGGAAAAATCTGGTAGGACCGTTGCTCAAAGCTGTCGATAACGACATTGAGCACACGGTCTTTTCTTTCATTCCCAACACGGCCGAAGTAGCCTTTTTCGGTATGATGGAAGGTTTTGAAGAATACCTCAACCGGTTGAAAACCGACTACATACTCTCCCACCCCAACGTCACGCGCGAAGACTTGGAGCGCATACTCTCCATGCGTGTGCGTCCCGAGAAAGTCGTCATCAAAGACATCAAGTTGCGCACCTTCATCGCCGAGGGCAACACGCGCAACGACCTCGCCGCACACGTCTACGACATCACCTACGGCAGCCTCACGCCGCATGTCGACAACCTGGTCGCCATCGACGACAGCATTGTGCGAGGCACAACATTGAAACAGAGTATCATCGGCATACTCGACCGTTTGCACCCGAAGAAAATCGTCATCGTGTCGTCATCGCCACAAGTGCGTTATCCCGACTATTACGGCATCGACATGGCCCGCATGGACGAGTTCATCGCCTTCAAAGCCGCCATCGCACTGCTGCGGGAGCGCAAGATGGACGACCGCATTCTCGATGTTTACCACCGCTCGCTGGCCCAACGGGCCCTTCCCAAAGAGAAGATGGTAAACCTCGTGAAGGAAATTTATGCCCCCTTCACCGACGAAGAGATTTCGGCCAAGATTGCCGAATTGCTCACGCCGGCCGGGACACAGGCCGAAGTACAAATCGTGTACCAAACCCAGGAAGGTCTGCGCGCGGCTTGTCCCAATCACACCGGCGACTGGTACTTCTCGGGCAACTATCCCACGCCCGGCGGCACCAAACTGGTAAACGAAGCCTACATCAATTATATTGAAAAAGAGATATTATCCCACAAAAACTAAGCGCACGACAATGCAAGCAAGAAAAGAAGTTCAATTGATTCTCGACGACGGAAGCCGTTTCAGCGGGTACTCGTTCGGCTACGACAAGCCCGTGGCCGGAGAGGTGGTATTCAACACCGCCATGACCGGATATCCCGAAAGCCTCACCGACCCCTCCTATTCGGGGCAGATGATGGTACTCACCTTTCCGCTGGTAGGAAACTACGGCGTACCCCGCCAGACGTTTGAAGCCAACGGACTATCGACGTTTCTCGAATCGGAAAAAATCCATGCCGAAGCCATCATCGTATCGGACTACTCCGAAAATTACAGTCACTGGAATGCCGTGGAAAGCCTCGGTGAATGGCTGAAAAAAGAGAAAATAGCAGGCATCACCGGCATCGACACGCGCGCACTCACCAAACTGCTCCGCGAAAAGGGCAGCATGAAAGGCAAAATCGTTTTCGAAAACGAGAACGAAATCGACTTTGTCGACCCCAACCTCATCAACCAGGTAGCCCGTGTGAGCTGCCGGGAGGTCATCACCTACGGCAACGGAAAGAAACGCGTGCTTCTCGTCGACTGCGGCGTGAAACACAACATCATTCGCTGCTTGTTGAAACGCGACGTCACGGTCGTGAGAGTACCTTGGGACTACGACTTCAACACCCTCGAATATGACGGGCTCTTCATCTCCAACGGCCCCGGCGACCCCGATATGTGCGACATCACCGTAGGACATATCCGTGAAGCGATGAAGAAAGAGAAACCCATCTTCGGCATCTGCATGGGCAACCAGCTCCTGGCCAAAGCCGGCGGTGCAAAAACCTTCAAACTCAAATACGGGCACCGCAGCCACAACCAACCCGTGCGCATGGTAGGCACCAACAAATGCTTCATCACCTCGCAGAACCACGGATACGCCGTCGACAACAACACGCTGGGCGACGACTGGGAACCGCTCTTCCTGAACATGAACGACGGCACCAACGAGGGCATACGCCACAAACGCCTGCCCTTCTTCTCGGCGCAGTTCCACCCCGAAGCCGCCAGCGGCCCCACCGACACCGAGTTCCTGTTCGACACATTTATTGACATGATTTAAAGCCTTGCCCCTATGGATACTACGATAAAAAAAGTTTTGCTATTAGGCTCAGGAGCCTTGAAAATAGGTGAAGCCGGAGAGTTCGACTATTCGGGTTCGCAAGCCCTCAAAGCACTGCGCGAAGAGGGTATCGAGACCGTGCTCATCAACCCCAACATCGCCACGGTACAAACCTCGGAAGGGGTGGCCGACCACATCTACTTTCTCCCGGTAACCCCCTTTTTCGTGGAGAAGGTCATCGCCAAAGAGCGTCCGCAAGGCATTCTGCTCTCCTTCGGCGGACAGACGGCCCTCAACTGCGGCGTTGCCCTCTACCAAAGCGGCATACTCGAACGCTACAACGTGCAGGTGCTGGGCACCCCGGTGCAGGCCATCATGGACACCGAAGACCGTGAGCTCTTTGTCAAGAAGCTCGACGAGATAAACGTGAAGACCATCAAGAGCGAGGCCGTCGAGAACATCGCCGATGCCCGTGCGGCCGCCGCACGGCTGGGCTATCCCGTCATCATACGCGCCGCCTACGCACTGGGCGGACTGGGCAGCGGCTTCTGCGACAACGAAGAGGAGCTCGACCGGCTGGTCGAGAAAGCCTTCTCGTTCTCCCCGCAAGTGCTGGTGGAGAAATCGCTCAAAGGCTGGAAAGAAATCGAATATGAGGTGGTGCGCGACCGCTTCGACAACTGCATCACGGTGTGCAACATGGAGAACTTCGACCCGCTGGGTATCCACACCGGCGAAAGCATCGTCATCGCCCCGTCGCAGACCCTCACCAACAGCGAATACCACAAATTGCGCGAACTGGCCATTCGCATCATACGCCACATCGGCATCGTGGGCGAGTGCAACGTGCAATATGCCTTCGACCCCGAATCGGAAGACTACCGCGTCATCGAGGTCAATGCCCGTCTGAGCCGCTCCTCGGCCCTCGCCTCGAAAGCCACCGGCTACCCGTTGGCGTTCGTTGCTGCCAAACTGGGTCTCGGCTACGGACTCTTCGACCTGAAAAATTCGGTCACCCAGACGACGTCGGCCTTCTTCGAACCGGCCCTCGACTATGTCGTGTGCAAAATTCCGCGTTGGGACCTGGGCAAATTCCACGGTGTGTCGCGCGAACTGGGCAGCAGCATGAAGTCGGTGGGTGAAGTCATGGCCATAGGCCGCACCTTCGAAGAAGCCATACAGAAAGGTCTGCGCATGATAGGCCAAGGCATGCACGGTTTCGTCGAAAACAAGGAACTGGTCATCGACAACATCGACAAGGCCCTGCACGAGCCAACCGACAAACGCATCTTCGTCATCAGCAAGGCCATGCGCGCCGGCTACACCGTCGACCAGATACACGAGCTTACCCGCATCGACCGCTGGTTCCTCGAAAAGCTCCACAACATCGTGCGCACGGCCGATGAGCTCGAAAAATACAACCAACTCGAAGCCCTGCCCCTCGACTTGCTGAAACAGGCCAAACGCGAAGGCTTCTCCGACTTCCAGATAGCCCGCGCCGTACTGAAAGGGGGCGACATGGACGCCAACATTCTGCGGGTGCGCCTCTTCCGCAAAAGCCACGGCGTCGTGCCGGTGGTGAAACAAATCGACACCCTCGCCGCCGAATATCCGGCTCAGACCAACTACCTCTACCTCACATACAGCGGCACCGAGAACGACGTGCACTATCTCGGCGACCACCGCTCGGTCGTGGTACTCGGCTCGGGAGCTTACCGCATAGGCAGCTCGGTAGAGTTTGACTGGTGCGGCGTGAACGCCCTCAACACCATTCGCAAGGAGGGGTACCGCAGCGTCATGATCAACTACAACCCCGAAACGGTGTCGACCGACTATGACATGTGCGACCGCCTCTACTTCGACGAACTGACCTTCGAACGGGTGCTCGACATTCTCGACCTCGAAAACCCGCACGGCGTCATCGTATCGACCGGCGGCCAAATACCCAACAACCTCGCCCTGAAACTGGCCGACCAGGGAGTGAACATTCTCGGTACCTCGGCCAAGAGCATCGACAACGCCGAAGACCGCAACAAGTTCTCGGCCATGTGCGACCGCCTCGGCATCGACCAGCCGGCCTGGCGCGAGCTCACCTCGATGGACGACATCAACGAGTTTATCGAAGAGGTGGGATTCCCCGTGCTGGTGCGCCCCTCCTATGTGCTCTCGGGCGCGGCCATGAACGTGTGCTCGAACCACGACGAGCTGGTGCGCTTCCTCGAACTGGCCGCCAACGTGTCGAAAAAACACCCCGTGGTCGTCTCGCAATTCATCGAACACGCCAAAGAGGTGGAGATGGACGCCGTGGCCGACAAGGGCGAAATCATCGCCTACGCCATTTCGGAACACATCGAGTTTGCCGGCGTACACTCGGGCGACGCCACCATACAGTTCCCGCCGCAAAAGCTCTACATGGAGACCATTCGCCGCGTAAAACGCATCTCGAAACTCATCGCCAAGGAGCTGAACATCTCGGGACCGTTCAACATACAGTTCCTCGCCAAGGAGAACGCCATCAAGGTCATCGAGTGCAACCTGCGGGCTTCGCGCAGCTTCCCATTTATCAGCAAGGTTCTGAAAATCAACTTCATCGACTTGGCCACACGCATCATGCTCGGCTTGCCGGTGGAGAAACCGCACCACACGCTCTTCGACATCGACTATGTGGGCATCAAGGCTTCGCAGTTCTCCTTCTCGCGTCTGCAAAAGGCCGACCCCGTACTGGGCGTCGACATGGTCTCGACCGGCGAGGTGGGCTGCCTGGGCAACGACACCGACTGCGCCATACTCAAAGCCATGATTTCGGTAGGCCAACGCATACCCGACAAGAACAAGGGCATACTGCTCTCGACCGGTACGGCCAAGCAGAAAATCGACATGCTGGCCGCCGCCGAGAAACTGCACGAGAAAGGCTATAAGCTCTACGCCACCGGCGGTACCCACAAGATGCTCGCCAGCAACGGCGTGCCCTCGACCCTCGTGGCATGGCCCGGCGAAGAGGGTGCCCCGCAAGCACTCGACCTCTTGCACAAAAAAGAGATTGACCTCGTGGTGAACATTCCCAAAAACCTCTCCGTGGGCGAACTCGACAACGGCTACAAGATACGTCGTGCCGCCATCGACCTCAACATTCCCCTCATCACCAACTCGCGACTGGCCTCGGCTTTCATCTCGGCCTTCTGCGAGATAGACCTCGACACGCTCGAAATCAAATCGTGGGAAGAGTATCGATAATCCAATCTCCGCATCTTCTACCGACAGCCCGCCGCACGGCGGGCTGTTTTTTTTGCATGACCGTGCACACGAGGGGCACAGCCGGGGCTTCTGCAAGGCGCAAAAAAGGGGCATTTCCCAAAAATCCACTTTATGAGAATAAAAAATCCCCTTGCCGCTGCGATTATATGCCTACATTTGTCTCGATAACTCTTATTTGTCCTGACACACGACCCGAAAAAAACATACAACGCATGAAAATCACAAAATCTTTTTTTCTTGGAACAGTCCTTTTACTGTCGGTGGCACCGGCCACTGCGCAACTCGAAAAGCGCATAGCATGTTTCCCTGTCGGAGATGTACGCCTGACGGAAAGTCCCTTCAAACATGCGCAGGAAATGGACATCTGCTACCTGCTGGGTCTTGACCCCGACCGGCTGCTGGCTCCCTACCGGAAAGAGGCCGGGCTCACACCCAAAGCCCCCAACTACGGGAACTGGGAAAACAGCGGGCTCGACGGCCACATAGGCGGCCACTACCTGTCGGCTCTCTCCTACATGTATGCCGCTACCGGGGACACCGAGATAAAAGCCCGACTCGATTACATGCTCGACGAACTGCAAACCTGCCAAGAGGCCGCCGGCGACGGTTACCTGTGCGGCGTTCCCGGCGGACGGGCCATGTGGGAAGAGATAGCCCGCGGCAACATTCGGGCCAGCCGTTTCGACCTCAACGGGAAATGGGTCCCGCTCTACAACATACACAAGACCTTTGCCGGCCTGCGCGACGCCTGCCTGCAAACCGGCAGCAGCCAAGCCCGGACGATGTTGGTCAAGCTCACCGACTGGTGGCTCGACCTCGTTTCGCAACTGAGCGACGACCAGATACAAGAGATGCTTACCAGCGAGCACGGCGGGCTGAACGAGGTATTTGCCGACGTAGCTGCGATAACCGGCGATGAAAAACACCTGCAACTGGCCCGCCGCTTCTCCCACCAGGAGATACTGCAACCGCTGCTGCGGCACGAAGACCGCCTCACGGGCATGCACGCCAACACCCAGATACCGAAAGTCATCGGTTTCAAGCGAATAGCCGACGTGGGAGATGATGCCTTGTGGAGCGAAGCTGCCGCCTACTTCTGGAAGAGTGTCGTCGAGAACCGTACCATCTCCATCGGAGGCAACAGCGTCAGAGAACATTTCAACCCGACCGACGATTTCAGCAGTATGCTCCACAGCGAACAAGGCCCTGAGACCTGCAACACCTACAACATGCTGCGGCTCACCAAGATGCTCTACGAGACCAGCGGTAACCCGCATTACATCGACTACTACGAACGGGCACTCTACAACCATATACTCTCGACGGTAAACCCCGTGCAGGGAGGGTTTGTATACTTCACCCCCATGCGTCCGGGACACTACCGCGTATATTCCCAACCGCAGACCTCCTTCTGGTGCTGTGTGGGTTCGGGGCTCGAAAACCACGCCCGCTACGGCGAAATGATTTACGGACACAGCGACGACACGCTCTATGTCAACCTTTTCATTCCGTCGGTCCTGCAATGGGGAAAAAGCGAAATCGAACAGCAGACGGCTTTCCCCGAGGAGGAAGGGACGACCCTGGTCATTCGCCGACAGAAAAGCCGGCGGAATTTCACGCTCCGCTTCCGCCTTCCCGAATGGGTCGATGAGAAAGAGGTGCAGCTGTCGGTAAACGGCACACCGCAACCTGTTGAGGTTGTCGACGGATACATCACACTCACCCGCACCTGGTCACAAGGCGACAAGGCCCGGTTGCGCCTGCCCATGCACCTGCAAGCCGTGGCCCTGCCCGACGGCTCGGCCAACTACTCGTTCCTTTACGGTCCCGTGGTACTGGCGGCACAGATGGGCAAGCAGGAACAAACCGGCCTCTTTGCCGACGACAGCCGTGGCGGGCACATAGCCGCCGGGAAACGGCTACCCCTGCAAGAAATGCCTGTCGTGGTAAGCGAAGAAGCAACCCTGCTCTCGCATCTCGAAAAGGTCGAGGACAGCCCCCTCACCTTCAAACTGCACGATGTATATCCACAACGCTATGAGGGAATGGTACTACAACCCTTCTATCGTCTCTACGAGTGCCGATACATGGTCTATTGGCCAGTGATTAGCGATACCGAGCTGCAAAACCGTATAGAACATCTGGCGGCCGAAGAGGCCCAACGAGCCGTCCTCGACGCCATCACCACCGACAAGGTCGTGTGCGGCGAGCAACAACCCGAGAGCGACCATGCCGTGCAAGCCGAGCAATCGCGCATCGGCGACGATGAAGGTTGCCATTGGCGCGAAGCCAACAAGTGGTTCAGCTACCGCATGAAAACAAGGGAGGGAGCAGCCAACCGGGTCTATATGGTCTATCGTCCGGAGTTCCGAAGAGATGCCCGCATCGAAATAAACGGGCAAGAGGTGGGGATACTCACCGACAGCCGCTTGTCGGACACGGCCGTGGCCGAGATTGAAATTCCGCAAACGATGCGCGGAGAAGAGGAACTGACGATACGCATAAGCAAAGGGGTGCAAAAGGTGACCCCACACATCTACGAAATACGCCTCATCGCCCGATAGTCGGTGGTAAAGGCGAGGCCATGCCGAGCCATCATTTCGCCACGGGCCACTCGTAACAGCAGCAACGGTCGGCGCCGGAGACCCCATTCGGGATTTTACCTTCACTTATGGTATAAAACGCGGACCCACCCCCGAAAGGGCTGGCCCGCGCTTTTATTTCATGCATATCACTGAGGGGTGGGCAAACATGTGCACTGCATAAATAGCGTCGACAAAGCATTTTTTCAAAGAATATGGAAACTCGCCGAAACTTTTTGACCTCCTTCTTCGTCTAAATCATAAAAAAGGCTTTCATTTGTTACACCCGAACTTCTCGCGTCATGAAAAAATCGGTCCTCTCATTTGTGCTCACAACCCTGCTGTTGTTCGGCAGCACATCGTTCACCCCCACCAATGCCTCACCGTCGAGCCGCAGCAAGGCTGACGACACAACGATAACAGCCGGTAAGACATACCAGACCCGAAGCGTCGAGGTCGAAGCCTTCAATGCCATAACGGCCGGCTCGGCGATAGACGTCGTCTACACTCAGGCCGAAGGAGAACCCACGGTCGAGATTTATGCCCCGACAACATCATCGACCATATCACCG
This genomic window from Candidatus Caccoplasma merdavium contains:
- a CDS encoding amidophosphoribosyltransferase; its protein translation is MELLKHECGVAMIRLLKPLSYYKEKYGTWLYGLNKLYLLMEKQHNRGQEGAGLTCVKMQSQPGEEYMFRERALGTSAITEIFEAVHRNIASSTTDKALLNDADYAQRYIPFAGELYMGHLRYSTTGKSGLSYVHPFLRRDNWRVKNLSLCGNFNLTNVDEIFAEITGQGQHPRQYADTYIMLEQVGHRLDREVDKMYDRLKATGLSGTELTRAIEDHIDLAQVLRRTSPAWDGGYVICGVNGSGEMFSIRDPWGLRPAFWYADDEVVVVASERPVIQTTFNLSADTIHELQPGQALLIDKHGKYRTEAINTPREKKACSFERIYFSRGSDKDIYQERKQLGKNLVGPLLKAVDNDIEHTVFSFIPNTAEVAFFGMMEGFEEYLNRLKTDYILSHPNVTREDLERILSMRVRPEKVVIKDIKLRTFIAEGNTRNDLAAHVYDITYGSLTPHVDNLVAIDDSIVRGTTLKQSIIGILDRLHPKKIVIVSSSPQVRYPDYYGIDMARMDEFIAFKAAIALLRERKMDDRILDVYHRSLAQRALPKEKMVNLVKEIYAPFTDEEISAKIAELLTPAGTQAEVQIVYQTQEGLRAACPNHTGDWYFSGNYPTPGGTKLVNEAYINYIEKEILSHKN
- the carA gene encoding glutamine-hydrolyzing carbamoyl-phosphate synthase small subunit; translation: MQARKEVQLILDDGSRFSGYSFGYDKPVAGEVVFNTAMTGYPESLTDPSYSGQMMVLTFPLVGNYGVPRQTFEANGLSTFLESEKIHAEAIIVSDYSENYSHWNAVESLGEWLKKEKIAGITGIDTRALTKLLREKGSMKGKIVFENENEIDFVDPNLINQVARVSCREVITYGNGKKRVLLVDCGVKHNIIRCLLKRDVTVVRVPWDYDFNTLEYDGLFISNGPGDPDMCDITVGHIREAMKKEKPIFGICMGNQLLAKAGGAKTFKLKYGHRSHNQPVRMVGTNKCFITSQNHGYAVDNNTLGDDWEPLFLNMNDGTNEGIRHKRLPFFSAQFHPEAASGPTDTEFLFDTFIDMI
- a CDS encoding glycoside hydrolase family 127 protein, with translation MKITKSFFLGTVLLLSVAPATAQLEKRIACFPVGDVRLTESPFKHAQEMDICYLLGLDPDRLLAPYRKEAGLTPKAPNYGNWENSGLDGHIGGHYLSALSYMYAATGDTEIKARLDYMLDELQTCQEAAGDGYLCGVPGGRAMWEEIARGNIRASRFDLNGKWVPLYNIHKTFAGLRDACLQTGSSQARTMLVKLTDWWLDLVSQLSDDQIQEMLTSEHGGLNEVFADVAAITGDEKHLQLARRFSHQEILQPLLRHEDRLTGMHANTQIPKVIGFKRIADVGDDALWSEAAAYFWKSVVENRTISIGGNSVREHFNPTDDFSSMLHSEQGPETCNTYNMLRLTKMLYETSGNPHYIDYYERALYNHILSTVNPVQGGFVYFTPMRPGHYRVYSQPQTSFWCCVGSGLENHARYGEMIYGHSDDTLYVNLFIPSVLQWGKSEIEQQTAFPEEEGTTLVIRRQKSRRNFTLRFRLPEWVDEKEVQLSVNGTPQPVEVVDGYITLTRTWSQGDKARLRLPMHLQAVALPDGSANYSFLYGPVVLAAQMGKQEQTGLFADDSRGGHIAAGKRLPLQEMPVVVSEEATLLSHLEKVEDSPLTFKLHDVYPQRYEGMVLQPFYRLYECRYMVYWPVISDTELQNRIEHLAAEEAQRAVLDAITTDKVVCGEQQPESDHAVQAEQSRIGDDEGCHWREANKWFSYRMKTREGAANRVYMVYRPEFRRDARIEINGQEVGILTDSRLSDTAVAEIEIPQTMRGEEELTIRISKGVQKVTPHIYEIRLIAR
- the carB gene encoding carbamoyl-phosphate synthase (glutamine-hydrolyzing) large subunit encodes the protein MDTTIKKVLLLGSGALKIGEAGEFDYSGSQALKALREEGIETVLINPNIATVQTSEGVADHIYFLPVTPFFVEKVIAKERPQGILLSFGGQTALNCGVALYQSGILERYNVQVLGTPVQAIMDTEDRELFVKKLDEINVKTIKSEAVENIADARAAAARLGYPVIIRAAYALGGLGSGFCDNEEELDRLVEKAFSFSPQVLVEKSLKGWKEIEYEVVRDRFDNCITVCNMENFDPLGIHTGESIVIAPSQTLTNSEYHKLRELAIRIIRHIGIVGECNVQYAFDPESEDYRVIEVNARLSRSSALASKATGYPLAFVAAKLGLGYGLFDLKNSVTQTTSAFFEPALDYVVCKIPRWDLGKFHGVSRELGSSMKSVGEVMAIGRTFEEAIQKGLRMIGQGMHGFVENKELVIDNIDKALHEPTDKRIFVISKAMRAGYTVDQIHELTRIDRWFLEKLHNIVRTADELEKYNQLEALPLDLLKQAKREGFSDFQIARAVLKGGDMDANILRVRLFRKSHGVVPVVKQIDTLAAEYPAQTNYLYLTYSGTENDVHYLGDHRSVVVLGSGAYRIGSSVEFDWCGVNALNTIRKEGYRSVMINYNPETVSTDYDMCDRLYFDELTFERVLDILDLENPHGVIVSTGGQIPNNLALKLADQGVNILGTSAKSIDNAEDRNKFSAMCDRLGIDQPAWRELTSMDDINEFIEEVGFPVLVRPSYVLSGAAMNVCSNHDELVRFLELAANVSKKHPVVVSQFIEHAKEVEMDAVADKGEIIAYAISEHIEFAGVHSGDATIQFPPQKLYMETIRRVKRISKLIAKELNISGPFNIQFLAKENAIKVIECNLRASRSFPFISKVLKINFIDLATRIMLGLPVEKPHHTLFDIDYVGIKASQFSFSRLQKADPVLGVDMVSTGEVGCLGNDTDCAILKAMISVGQRIPDKNKGILLSTGTAKQKIDMLAAAEKLHEKGYKLYATGGTHKMLASNGVPSTLVAWPGEEGAPQALDLLHKKEIDLVVNIPKNLSVGELDNGYKIRRAAIDLNIPLITNSRLASAFISAFCEIDLDTLEIKSWEEYR
- the glmS gene encoding glutamine--fructose-6-phosphate transaminase (isomerizing) codes for the protein MCGIVGYLGDQEAYPILIKSLKRLEYRGYDSAGIALINNDDELNVYKTKGKVADLVHMVENKDTTGHIGIAHTRWATHGEPNQINAHPHYSASGNLALIHNGIIENYATIKEKLQGVGYTFKSSTDTEVLVQLIEYIQVSHNLDLLAAVQLTLHEVIGAYAIAILDRRNPDTIIAARQSSPLAIGIGKDEFFLASDASPIVEYTNRVVYLEDGEIAVLKRGEKLRVVTQNNAKVNPKINTIKLNIGQLEKGGYPHFMLKEIFEQPDCIKDCMRGRVNIEGTDIALSAIIDNKKRLLQARRFIIVACGTSWHAALIGKYLIEQFCRFPVEVEYASEFRYRNPVINEDDVVIAISQSGETADTLAAIEEARKRGAFVYGICNAIGSSIARATNTGSFIHVGPEIGVASTKAFTGQVTVLTMLALSLAHAKDCISPEELQKIVCELNQIPNKMKQVLKLNDSIAQLSKIFTYAHNFIYLGRGYNYPVALEGALKLKEISYIHAEGYPAAEMKHGPIALIDTEMPVVVIATHNQQYKKIISNIQEIKARHGKVIAFVNEGDTEIKKIADFCIELPHTLPCLEPLITTIPLQLLAYHIAICKGKDVDQPRNLAKSVTVE